TTTCCTCTCAAATTGACACCTTTCATCTTATggtaaacaaaacaacttacaaGAAAATGACACCGATGACCATCAATGTGCATAAAGTAACCAGAAGCTAAGCCTAACGTCTGTTACACTACAGCGGTTGGCGTAAATCCGTCAAGAACTATGCTGCAGACAGTTTCAGAGCACAAATCTGCGCTTGCACCACGGTATCCCAAGTTTCACCAAGTGCAGACTTATAGTTAAGCACTCTGAAGTAATCGGAGGCTGTGGCAGTGTAATGCAACGTCTTCAGCATTTCGCAAGATATTTCATAAACACTTCATCCACTATGCTTCATTTCCGTAGGCTTTCATGACTAGCCGTGCAATATAATTTCGCACATCAGTAAATCAGAACCAAAATCAAACAGGGCTTGTGGCCCAAAGCGATGGAAATGACGTTTTGATGTTTTACATTTCTAAAGTAATATCTATTCATTCAAAACCCACCGGTACTTCAGAAGGTGTGTCGACTCACCAACATACCAATAACGTTGGTGTAACTGGCTGTAGCTAGCAAACGTTAACGTTCATGAAAATCGACAGACGCCTCAGAATGAACTGAGTCCAGTCTTCATGTACACAAAAATCTTAACTAATGAAATCTCTTGTTATGCATACTCACAATAAAAGCGCTTGTGTCAAATTAATAATCGCTGCTCTGCCCGATTTTGTTTCTGAAAGCCTCCAGTCGTACCAGAGGTTGCTGGGCTCCACTTCCTCCTACTGTCCCCGCCCACATCGGCGCGTCAACACTTGTCACTCAAAGTCATTGTCCCACCCTTCTCACAACGTTTATCGCGtctgatataaatgaatgcaAGGTAGAACGATATTGAGCGAAAGTTTACAAAAAAACATGGAATTCTCTCTATACGTGACTTGCACAGAACTCCAAAGAAAAGCTTATGGTAGGGTATTGAGATTGCATGATTTGGATCAGATTATGAAACAAATCAATAGCGTTTATATTTGAGGACAAATTGACAAGAGCACctcaaaactgaaaaaaaaatatatatatatataacaggtTGTCTTGTGAAGTACTGTCACCAAGAAAATCACATTTTCCCACAGATATACTTTTAATCCTATTCATGAATGATATGTTCAGATGTCAATTACAGCATCCACTCAATTCGCTAAGAGTAACCCAAAGAGTTTGCCTGTATTAACACGTAGTCAATTTCACCTTTTTAAAATCTGAACCGAAATGCTGATCTAATATCAGAAATCACCAGTGCTTCACTATCCATGTCAGAATAACTCATCACCATTTTCCGATTGGGACAGGCAAAAATATGGACAATGTCCAAGAACAATCAGTAGGGTATTGCATTTACCAGAAGCGTACTAGTGGACAAACCAAAAGGAGAGCAGACtttgttttaacttttttattgaAAACTGTGGAGGGTTTTGAAACTCAGATGTTCAGCAGTTCAGTCCCCTCTTCATCATCCAGCTTagtcctcctcttcatcatcagctcctccagctccagcctggCCCTTCTTGGCGTTCTTTCTCTTCACACGGCCGGGACGTCCACCGCCATATGGAGAGCGCAGGGAGAAGTCAATGTGCTTCTGGCTGTCCAGTCTCACCACAAAGGATGGGATGTTCACCACCTGCTTGCGCACACTGAAGGGAGAAACAGATGGGGAAAGGTGAGTAGTCACGCCTGCATTAATGCCAAGGTGAATAGTttctacacacaccaccatgcaAGCTAAGAGTTAAATTACTGGTCTTGACAGGCCTCATTCACGAGGAATTCTTGACACCACGGTGGAGTCTGACAAATTTGTTAATATCATCGGCCTGCCAAGAACCATTCTCCAATGCAAAACTAATCAAGACATCCGCTCACAGATGAGAACCCATGATGAGATGACAATTTACCTTACCTGATAGCCCAAAAACCATGGTGGCATTACAGCCCCAAGTCTCGATCAGCAGCTTAGGGTCTGGGCAGTCTTACTGACAAGGTATACAGCTTAATTGCCGAATTGACCTTGCGGAAATATTTAATTCCCAAATCATCAGGGTGCAAAGGTTGGACCACTACCGAAAAACAGGAAGGACAACCGCAATGAAGACCCAAGTCACAGAATCACCACTGTGGAATCTCAGAAGACTGACGTTCCCCAACCAGCATACAGGGCAAACCTGCCCTGCCCGCAGTCCAAGCTCATTCCCACCCCCAGCACTTACCGGATGTGCCTCTGGCGGATCAGCACGCGGGCATGGTGGATGCTCTTGGCAAGCCCCAGCTTGAACACCTGGGTCTGCAGCCTCCTCTCCAAGAAGTCCTCAACCTTCAGGCCGAGGATGTAATCCAGCTTCATCTTGCCCTCATCCAGCACACCGATTCTCACCAGACGCCTGAGCAGGGCGTTGCCTAAAATTAGAAACATGCAATATTGTAACAAACGTGTAGGACTAAAGAATAGTACTGTAAATATGTTTTTGGCAGGCCTCATTCACGAGGAATTCTTGACACCACGGTGGAGTCTGACACATTTGTTAATATCATCGGCCTGCCAAGAACAGTTTTCAAAATACCTGTTAAAACAAACACGATCCAAAATGTCCCAGACACAATGCTAATTGGTGTACGATTAACCATGAACATCTTAATACAAAGTCTTGAACTACATCTGGTTTGTCACTCCGACTTTTACCTTCAAAGAGACGCTTGGCATCCTTCTCATCCAGGGTGAGCAGCTCTCTGGCGGCTTTGCGGATCTTGGCAAGAGTAAACTTAACCCTCCACACTTCTCTCTTGTTCCTCAGTCCATACTCACCTGGGGAAATCAACAAGTTAGTAAACGGAGACAACACTATAAGAATTTCAAGCGGATGTCAAACGTGCAGTACATACCAATGAGTTTCAACTCCTGGTCGAGACGGGACTTCTCGAAGGGACGGCGGGGAGTAACGTATGTCTTGCGACAAACCCAACTCCTGGCAACGGGCATGGCGGGTTACTTAAGCCTAGAAAACATAAGGTTTCACGTTCACAGAAGTGTCCAATTGGTCAGCAGAATTGAATGTTTGAATAAACTGGTTAAGATAAAGGACATTGGTACATGAACCAAATGTTAAGTTACTGGTCTTGACAGGCCTCATTCACGAGGAATTCTTGACACCACGGTGGAGTCTGACAATTTTGTTAATATCATCGGCCTGCCAAGAAATATTCTCCAATGTAAAACCTTGCGGAAATTCGTCGCACTAGCTTAAGTTAGCTGGCTAATATTAGCTTGGTAGGGTGGTTAAGTCACTGCTTGGCATCCATTACAACCAGGCAAGCTACGGACTATACGGGTAAAACACCAACGAAACATGCGTTATAGTGTATATAAAGGCCAACAGATGCCACACGTGGGCATTCGCAGGCACGAAAAAAAGGCATGATTAAAGCCGTATACTCGACTAGGCCGAGGAACCACCTCATGGCTACCGTTAGCCATTATAGCACGTTGGCTTTCACATACTAACGTTTAAATTCAATTATTCATGCACAACAATATTAAATGGCAGTGTTATAACTGTCAGTGTTTCGGAAATACATATAGACTGTTGAGTCACATGCTTCTCTACACAAGGAAAGTTAAGCCAAAAATGTGTCCGCCATTACCTGTCTTCCTCAGGCTTGAATAGTAAAGAGACTGCATGGAAGTCTTCACCGCCTATATATAGGGGATATCAgcaaactacatttcccactaGCCATTGCGACTTTGTGGTCACGAACATGCGACCGTTTGATGGAAATGTTACTGTACTAAATGTTAAAAAATGTcagatgtcttttttttattctgacaACAAATCACCCATGCAAACGCAAACCACTATTTTACATTAATTCCATCACTTTGTTCTCAAATAGACTCACAATATATGACATTGTAGCGTAATTGTCAGTTATCTTTCAAACTAAACCAACGTCCATAGGCTAGCTTGATTTTGACTAATTTTGTATCACTTTAATATGACGGTTGAGCTAGTTTATGGTAATATAACTATTTGTAGTGGGTAAATTACTATTATTTTCATGTGGGGCTGACCTTCAAAAACGTActtgctgccctctgctggttaGTTTTAGTAATAGTGTAATTTATAGCCCTTTGTTCAAAACAGTCGCCAACGTTCAGGGAAAGTATTTGATTGACTACATTGATAGGACTTATcggtgtgtttggggttgtcAGTGTTCTGTTaattagtttttttcttctttaatgCCAGTGTTGGATCAGTCTGTTAATTAAGGTATAGGCCCTTCCGTCCTGCTGCCCTGTCTTGCTATCTATTTCAAAATGGTTAGCTACACATATTATCACATCTATATGCCAACGCTAAATTTTTCTGTGATCATATGTTACCTGGCCTAAACATCTATTTGGCTCATTTATATCCGTTAGACGTACAGGGACGCAAGTGCAGCTATGCATTATTTCTACATAAACCAACCTATGCAAAGCTAAGTTTGATGCCATGTATCTATGTCAAAGTTGAATACACTGGTGTATTtaagtgttgtttttgtgtgtctaacTTGGTTCTTCACCACTCTTGAGTATCAGCCAGGATTACACATTACCTGCACATGGTGGTGTCACTCACAGTGTAGGgtacattaaaacatttaaaatatgagTGGTTTTCCTAAATTTGACACTAAAGAAATTATTTCCTTGCATTAAGCCTCTTtgttaaacagtgttttttatgcTGAAAACAGAACTTCACACAAGAGTGAGTGCAAGAGTGCAACCTCAAGCTTACATGCAGGAGAGGGCCTATTAATACAGCCTTGAAACAGGACTCTCTACATGTGTTTCAGTATGTCAGAGTGACTACATGACAGATGGAcacatacgcgcgcacacaaacacacacacacacacacactagctagcTCTCCTGAGCCCAGTCAGTTCAGCGATATCCTGTTCTTTCAACAAGGCaggctgtctctgtcttctcttctgtgtgtttccccATGGAACTCTAGtttttgttatttcttttttttgtgacctAAAAGCTGCTCCTCTTCTGATTTCGGACTTctgtttctttccttctttttttctcctgttgGATTCTAATTCCCCTGCTCCTCCGCCTGgctcacctctctctcagtctgcat
The DNA window shown above is from Clupea harengus chromosome 11, Ch_v2.0.2, whole genome shotgun sequence and carries:
- the rps9 gene encoding 40S ribosomal protein S9 is translated as MPVARSWVCRKTYVTPRRPFEKSRLDQELKLIGEYGLRNKREVWRVKFTLAKIRKAARELLTLDEKDAKRLFEGNALLRRLVRIGVLDEGKMKLDYILGLKVEDFLERRLQTQVFKLGLAKSIHHARVLIRQRHIRVRKQVVNIPSFVVRLDSQKHIDFSLRSPYGGGRPGRVKRKNAKKGQAGAGGADDEEED